In Primulina huaijiensis isolate GDHJ02 chromosome 6, ASM1229523v2, whole genome shotgun sequence, a single window of DNA contains:
- the LOC140978203 gene encoding LOW QUALITY PROTEIN: uncharacterized protein (The sequence of the model RefSeq protein was modified relative to this genomic sequence to represent the inferred CDS: inserted 2 bases in 1 codon), translating into MPSLRMKTKSTTGCFAEKNGLHVCRKSCVISENPLSPARISQNVEEVGTYIQNSFRGPGTNHDEFFDVEHFLQKQQFNEPDSSAADNLDTKPSPCTSNVDTIFSSILESLDFRNDEGIDHLFVPQLDSKESGDATSRNQCESQACYASDLYICESIFPGPYVEGNSIFDDKTDTMSWLDYKCKESGLLSDVAEDYRILPFLKDTFDVGQDHDSKTSGEAILDAENSNLCDIIHQXDLEADLNTCHDPDYECFDPQMYIRNIPGQADVSLLYSSDTKETRRITLVLDLDETLVHSTLDYCEDADFTFPIFFNMKEYTVYVKKRPHLGVFLKRVAEMFDIMVFTASQSIYAKQLLDILDPEGKLFSKRAYRESCIILEGNYVKDLTVLGVDLAKVAIIDNSPQVFKLQVNNGIPIRSWFDDPTDCALISLLPFLETLVDANDVRPIIAMTFGNTE; encoded by the exons ATGCCATCATTGAGAATGAAAACCAAGTCAACCACAGGCTGTTTTGCTGAAAAAAATGGTCTCCATGTTTGTCGGAAGTCATGTGTGATATCCGAGAATCCTCTTTCTCCTGCTAGAATTTCTCAAAATGTGGAAGAAGTCGGAACTTATATTCAGAATAGTTTTCGTG GGCCTGGGACCAACCATGATGAATTTTTTGATGTAGAACATTTTTTGCAGAAGCAGCAATTCAATGAACCTGATTCTTCAGCTGCAGATAATTTG GATACTAAACCATCCCCTTGCACGTCAAATGTGGATACGATTTTTTCTTCCATCCTAGAGTCTCTAGATTTCCGCAATGATGAAG GAATTGACCATCTTTTTGTGCCACAGTTAGATAGCAAAGAAAGTGGTGATGCTACCAGCAGAAACCAATGTGAATCTCAAGCATGCTATGCTTCAGATTTATACATCTGTGAGAGTATTTTTCCTGGTCCATATGTTGAAGGCAATTCTATATTTGACGATAAAACAGACACTATGTCCTGGCTTGATTACAAATGCAAAGAGTCTGGTCTACTTTCTGACGTGGCTGAAGATTATAGGATATTGCCTTTTTTAAAGGATACTTTTGATGTTGGACAGGACCATGATAGCAAAACATCAGGAGAAGCCATCTTAGATGcagaaaattcaaatttatgcGATATTATCCATCA CGATCTGGAGGCTGACCTAAATACATGTCATGACCCAGATTATGAGTGCTTTGATCCACAGATGTATATCAGAAATATACCAGGCCAGGCAGATGTGTCTTTGCTTTATTCATCCGATACAAAGGAAACCCGCCGGATCACTTTAGTACTTGACTTGGATG AAACACTTGTTCATTCCACGTTGGATTATTGTGAGGATGCCGACTTCACATTTCCCATTTTCTTCAACATGAAAGAGTATACCGTGTATGTGAAAAAAAGGCCTCACCTCGGTGTCTTTCTGAAAAGAGTAGCAGAGATGTTTGATATCATGGTATTCACAGCTAGCCAAAGCATCTATGCCAAACAACTCCTAGATATTCTGGATCCAGAAGGAAAGCTTTTTTCTAAACGGGCGTATCGGGAATCATGCATCATTTTAGAGGGAAATTATGTGAAAGACCTCACTGTTTTAGGGGTTGATCTTGCAAAGGTTGCCATAATTGATAACTCCCCACAG GTTTTCAAGCTGCAGGTAAATAACGGCATTCCTATTAGGAGTTGGTTTGATGACCCGACAGATTGTGCCCTCATTTCACTCCTTCCATTTTTAGAGACTTTGGTTGATGCGAATGATGTACGGCCCATCATTGCTATGACATTTGGTAACACGGAATAA
- the LOC140979181 gene encoding uncharacterized protein has product MPSLRMKTKSTTGCFAEKNGLHVCRKSCVISENPLSPARISQNVEEVGTYIQNSFRGPGTNHDEFFDVEHFLQKQQFNEPDSSAADNLDTKPSPCTSNVDTIFSSILESLDFRNDEGIDHLFVPQLDSKESGDATSRNQCESQACYASDLYISESIFPGPYVEVNSIFDDKTDTISWLDYKCKESGLLSDVAEDYRILPFLKDTFDVGQDHDSKTSGEAILDAENSNLCDIIHQLRPCDLEADLNTCHDPDYECFDPQMYIRNIPGQADVSLLYSSDTKETRRITLVLDLDETLVHSTLDYCEDADFTFPIFFNMKEYTVYVKKRPHLGVFLKRVAEMFDIMVFTASQSIYAKQLLDILDPEGKLFSKRAXYAPLLTPRQPTQTTSWKSCCGLFAIFTGPGRLSKLMRDTIADLLYILVDIHKVYGDLPNLRLLGAESESIMNPESL; this is encoded by the exons ATGCCATCATTGAGAATGAAAACCAAGTCAACCACAGGCTGTTTTGCTGAAAAAAATGGTCTCCATGTTTGTCGGAAGTCATGTGTGATATCCGAGAATCCTCTTTCTCCTGCTAGAATTTCTCAAAATGTGGAAGAAGTCGGAACTTATATTCAGAATAGTTTTCGTG GGCCTGGGACCAACCATGATGAATTTTTTGATGTAGAACATTTTTTGCAGAAGCAGCAATTCAATGAACCTGATTCTTCAGCTGCAGATAATTTG GATACTAAACCATCCCCTTGCACGTCAAATGTGGATACGATTTTTTCTTCCATCCTAGAGTCTCTAGATTTCCGCAATGATGAAG GAATTGACCATCTTTTTGTGCCACAGTTAGATAGCAAAGAAAGTGGTGATGCTACCAGCAGAAACCAATGTGAATCTCAAGCATGCTATGCTTCAGATTTATACATCTCTGAGAGTATTTTTCCTGGTCCATATGTTGAAGTCAATTCTATATTTGACGATAAAACAGACACTATTTCCTGGCTTGATTACAAATGCAAAGAGTCTGGTCTACTTTCTGACGTGGCTGAAGATTATAGGATATTGCCTTTTTTAAAGGATACTTTTGATGTTGGACAGGACCATGATAGCAAAACATCAGGAGAAGCCATCTTAGATGcagaaaattcaaatttatgcGATATTATCCATCAGTTAAGACCTTGCGATCTGGAGGCTGACCTAAATACATGTCATGACCCAGATTATGAGTGCTTTGATCCACAGATGTATATCAGAAATATACCAGGCCAGGCAGATGTGTCTTTGCTTTATTCATCCGATACAAAGGAAACCCGCCGGATCACTTTAGTACTTGACTTGGATG AAACACTTGTTCATTCCACGTTGGATTATTGTGAGGATGCCGACTTCACATTTCCCATTTTCTTCAACATGAAAGAGTATACCGTGTATGTGAAAAAAAGGCCTCACCTCGGTGTCTTTCTGAAAAGAGTAGCAGAGATGTTTGATATCATGGTATTCACAGCTAGCCAAAGCATCTATGCCAAACAACTCCTAGATATTCTGGATCCAGAAGGAAAGCTTTTTTCTAAACGGGCGNCCTATGCT CCATTGTTAACTCCGCGACAACCAACTCAAACTACGTCCTGGAAGAGTTGCTGTGGACTGTTCGCAATATTTACTGGACCTGGAAGATTATCTAAG TTGATGCGCGATACAATTGCTGATCTTCTGTATATATTGGTTGATATACACAAGGTATATGGAGATTTACCAAATCTTCGTCTTTTGGGTGCAGAATCAGAGAGCATCATGAATCCTGAATCCTTGTGA
- the LOC140979310 gene encoding WRKY transcription factor 28-like: MSENFNNFYYHHPFQDHIDHGRNNVGAGNSSAYMQNPSVQRQQMIDQSSSYLSFNGFLHGSFDQNVQGSFGSSSEVFYTVKEEQKPVVDGERGGENPTTPNSSISSSSTEAVACEEDVSKNKKSDGKKENPEDGEDSSSKKEGSKGKKKGEKKQREPRFAFMTKSEVDHLEDGYRWRKYGQKAVKNSPYPRSYYRCTTQKCPVKKRIERSYQDPSIVITTYEGQHNHHLPTSLRGNVAGIFPPTMLTPPLMNTDGLHTNFPDQEIFVHQMPHNIYGAYGGGGAYHQQTLIARDNQQYQIRDYGTLQDIFSVFPKQEP, from the exons ATGTCTGAAAATTTCAACAACTTTTACTATCACCACCCCTTTCAAGATCACATCGATCATGGACGCAACAACGTCGGCGCAGGAAACTCTTCCGCATATATGCAGAACCCATCTGTTCAGAGACAGCAAATGATTGATCAGTCTAGTAGTTACCTGAGTTTCAACGGGTTTTTGCATGGAAGCTTTGATCAGAACGTTCAGGGTTCATTTGGGTCGTCTTCTGAGGTGTTTTACACCGTGAAGGAGGAGCAGAAACCGGTGGTGGACGGTGAACGCGGTGGTGAAAACCCTACCACGCCCAACTCCTCCATTTCCTCTTCTTCCACTGAGGCAGTAGCATGTGAGGAAGATGTGAGCaaaaacaagaaatcagatggTAAAAAAGAGAACCCTGAAGATGGAGAAGACAGCAGCTCTAAAAAAGA GGGTTCCAAAGGTAAGAAGAAAGGAGAGAAGAAGCAAAGGGAGCCCAGATTTGCTTTCATGACGAAGAGTGAAGTTGATCATTTGGAAGATGgatacagatggagaaaatatGGACAAAAGGCTGTCAAGAATAGCCCCTATCCAAg AAGCTACTACAGATGCACAACTCAGAAATGCCCGGTCAAGAAACGCATCGAAAGATCCTACCAAGACCCTTCAATCGTAATCACGACGTACGAAGGCCAACACAACCACCATCTTCCGACAAGTCTCCGGGGAAATGTGGCCGGCATATTCCCTCCCACCATGTTAACTCCGCCACTAATGAACACGGACGGCCTACACACCAACTTTCCTGATCAAGAAATATTTGTTCATCAAATGCCTCACAATATCTACGGAGCCTACGGAGGCGGCGGCGCATATCATCAGCAAACTTTAATTGCACGTGACAATCAACAGTACCAGATTCGTGATTATGGGACGCTGCAAGATATATTCTCAGTCTTCCCCAAGCAGGAGCCCTGA
- the LOC140978204 gene encoding uncharacterized protein isoform X1 → MLEFRYGSCYPKAVVRVNVGLASVDGVIAILAFCQRTYFLLVFPPTLYQLMRIHSRNSEAGWTRQKVFHLMIGSSNLGYFLYFVLNLVAACKGWSYWSHSCGFIVMSLPKILFVAAFLLLLSFWVDLCHQSNDDDEDEESPREVLLKKRNKADPTANSSRDCCSFRPTRVGSRQKVAILVTILVFAIMVASSVLIWIGMGMNPIDSAVVAQACMLCPLFSLCQICLIYYRILYKRALR, encoded by the exons ATGTTGGAATTCAGATATGGAAGTTGCTATCCGAAGGCTGTGGTGAGAGTGAATGTGGGTCTGGCTTCTGTTGATGGTGTGATTGCAATTCTTGCATTTTGTCAG cgTACTTATTTCTTGCTTGTCTTTCCTCCAACATTGTACCAGTTGATGAGGATTCATTCAAGGAATTCAGAGGCTGGCTGGACCCGCCAAAAA GTCTTTCATCTAATGATTGGATCCTCCAACTTAG GCTACTTCCTTTATTTTGTGTTAAATCTTGTTGCTGCTTGCAAGGGTTGGAGTTACTGGTCACATTCTTGTGGTTTCATTGTCATGT CTCTCCCCAAAATTCTGTTTGTTGCAGCTTTTCTTCTACTCTTGTCATTCTG GGTTGACCTTTGTCATCAGtcaaatgatgatgatgaagatgaagaaagCCCTCGAGAAGTTCTTCTGAAAAAAAGGAATAAAGCAGATCCTACTGCAAACAGTAGTAGAGATTGTTGCTCCTTTAGGCCGACTCGTGTTGGAAGCCGGCAGAAAGTTGCGATTTTG GTTACTATTTTGGTTTTTGCAATAATGGTTGCTTCTTCTGTGCTTATCTGGATTGGCATGGGAATGAATCCAATTGATTCAGCAGTTGTGGCGCAGGCATGTATGCTTTGCCCTTTGTTTTCCTTGTGTCAAATATGTTTGATCTATTACCGTATATTATATAAGAGGGCTCTCAGATAA
- the LOC140978205 gene encoding transcription factor bHLH144-like isoform X1: protein MQNTQRASAFNNRIVPVPSSSEPLKPLHGVDIQPSDACPRNFVVFDQSNTRSQIIFHPEIRSKFFDFGLADDSASILKGKDDRKDANYEGKFFSLLKEDSDDIDALLSMEDVENKEYDDDEVRTARTDATYECNFPGSCSNYESPPRKRSVLGTSVIHCNYKKGERMRTMVKVLRRMVPGAKQMSTVTVLDEAVRYLKSLEAQVHNLETGIQNL, encoded by the coding sequence ATGCAAAATACTCAAAGGGCCTCTGCGTTTAACAATAGAATAGTGCCTGTGCCCTCTAGTAGTGAACCTCTCAAGCCTTTGCATGGTGTTGATATCCAACCATCTGATGCCTGCCCTAGAAATTTTGTTGTCTTCGATCAATCTAATACCAGAAGCCAGATCATTTTTCATCCCGAAATACGTTCCAAATTCTTCGATTTTGGTCTTGCTGATGATAGTGCATCAATCTTGAAAGGCAAAGATGATAGGAAGGATGCAAACTACGAGggaaaatttttctctcttctgAAAGAAGATTCAGATGATATTGATGCACTTCTGAGCATGGAAGATGTAGAAAACAAAGAATATGACGATGATGAGGTGAGAACTGCACGAACAGATGCAACATATGAATGCAACTTTCCAGGTTCGTGCTCTAATTATGAGTCGCCTCCCAGAAAGAGGTCAGTACTTGGGACATCTGTGATTCACTGTAATTATAAAAAGGGTGAGAGAATGAGGACGATGGTGAAGGTATTAAGAAGAATGGTTCCTGGAGCCAAACAGATGAGTACCGTCACCGTCCTTGATGAGGCTGTTCGATACCTCAAGTCCCTTGAGGCACAAGTGCAtaatctggaaaccgggattcAAAACTTGTGA
- the LOC140978205 gene encoding uncharacterized protein isoform X2: MLFCNFSCDAKEKYKSGRTGKTYNERRGHCFLPIDASLSGKDDRKDANYEGKFFSLLKEDSDDIDALLSMEDVENKEYDDDEVRTARTDATYECNFPGSCSNYESPPRKRSVLGTSVIHCNYKKGERMRTMVKVLRRMVPGAKQMSTVTVLDEAVRYLKSLEAQVHNLETGIQNL; this comes from the exons ATGTTATTCTGTAATTTTTCATGTGATGCG aaagaaaaatataaaagtggAAGAACTGGGAAAACTTATAATGAGCGTCGGGGGCATTGCTTTTTACCAATTGATGCAAGTTTGTCAG GCAAAGATGATAGGAAGGATGCAAACTACGAGggaaaatttttctctcttctgAAAGAAGATTCAGATGATATTGATGCACTTCTGAGCATGGAAGATGTAGAAAACAAAGAATATGACGATGATGAGGTGAGAACTGCACGAACAGATGCAACATATGAATGCAACTTTCCAGGTTCGTGCTCTAATTATGAGTCGCCTCCCAGAAAGAGGTCAGTACTTGGGACATCTGTGATTCACTGTAATTATAAAAAGGGTGAGAGAATGAGGACGATGGTGAAGGTATTAAGAAGAATGGTTCCTGGAGCCAAACAGATGAGTACCGTCACCGTCCTTGATGAGGCTGTTCGATACCTCAAGTCCCTTGAGGCACAAGTGCAtaatctggaaaccgggattcAAAACTTGTGA
- the LOC140978204 gene encoding uncharacterized protein isoform X2 has translation MLEFRYGSCYPKAVVRVNVGLASVDGVIAILAFCQLMRIHSRNSEAGWTRQKVFHLMIGSSNLGYFLYFVLNLVAACKGWSYWSHSCGFIVMSLPKILFVAAFLLLLSFWVDLCHQSNDDDEDEESPREVLLKKRNKADPTANSSRDCCSFRPTRVGSRQKVAILVTILVFAIMVASSVLIWIGMGMNPIDSAVVAQVHVDLIAIAVLLLGGALACYGECLQPNQQT, from the exons ATGTTGGAATTCAGATATGGAAGTTGCTATCCGAAGGCTGTGGTGAGAGTGAATGTGGGTCTGGCTTCTGTTGATGGTGTGATTGCAATTCTTGCATTTTGTCAG TTGATGAGGATTCATTCAAGGAATTCAGAGGCTGGCTGGACCCGCCAAAAA GTCTTTCATCTAATGATTGGATCCTCCAACTTAG GCTACTTCCTTTATTTTGTGTTAAATCTTGTTGCTGCTTGCAAGGGTTGGAGTTACTGGTCACATTCTTGTGGTTTCATTGTCATGT CTCTCCCCAAAATTCTGTTTGTTGCAGCTTTTCTTCTACTCTTGTCATTCTG GGTTGACCTTTGTCATCAGtcaaatgatgatgatgaagatgaagaaagCCCTCGAGAAGTTCTTCTGAAAAAAAGGAATAAAGCAGATCCTACTGCAAACAGTAGTAGAGATTGTTGCTCCTTTAGGCCGACTCGTGTTGGAAGCCGGCAGAAAGTTGCGATTTTG GTTACTATTTTGGTTTTTGCAATAATGGTTGCTTCTTCTGTGCTTATCTGGATTGGCATGGGAATGAATCCAATTGATTCAGCAGTTGTGGCGCAG GTACATGTAGATCTCATTGCAATAGCTGTTCTTTTGCTCGGAGGAGCCTTGGCATGCTATGGTGAGTGCCTTCAGCCTAACCAACAAACTTGA
- the LOC140979294 gene encoding 3-oxoacyl-[acyl-carrier-protein] synthase I, chloroplastic-like produces MQSLQTTTLRPPPPDPLRQPYSSTLLPANNAKPRAPRSRPFTISAFAATVSAPKRETDPKKRVVITGMGLVSVFGNDVDAYYDKLLAGESGISTIDCFDASKLPTRFGGQIRGFEAEGYIDGKNDRRLDNSLKYCIVAGKKALEASNLGGERLNKIDKIRAGVLVGTGMGGIKAFTDAADALKYKGYKKISPFFIPYILTNMGSAMLAIDLGLMGPNYSISAACATSNYCFYAAANHIRGGEADLMIAGGTEASMISTGLGGFVACRSLSQRNDDPKTASRPWDKDRDGFVMSEGAGVLVMESLEHAMKRDAPIIAEYLGGAVNCDAYHMTVPRSDGLGVSSCILKALEDAGVSTEEVNYINAHATSTIIGDLAEINAVGNVFKHASEIKMNSTKSMIGHCLGAAGALEAIATIKAITTGWLHPSINQFNPEPSMLFDSVANKKQQHEVNVAISNSFGFGGHNSVVAFTAFRP; encoded by the exons ATGCAATCCCTTCAAACCACCACCCTCCGCCCCCCTCCGCCCGATCCCCTCCGCCAACCATATTCCTCCACCCTCTTACCTGCTAACAATGCCAAGCCCCGGGCTCCGAGGAGCCGTCCCTTCACTATATCCGCCTTCGCCGCCACAGTTTCGGCCCCAAAGAGGGAGACAGACCCCAAGAAGCGTGTAGTTATAACTGGTATGGGTCTTGTCTCCGTATTTGGGAATGATGTGGACGCGTACTACGACAAGCTGCTCGCGGGTGAGAGTGGTATCTCTACCATAGACTGCTTCGATGCATCGAAACTTCCTACACGCTTTGGGGGTCAGATTCGTGGATTCGAAGCTGAGGGGTATATTGATGGAAAGAATGATCGGAGGCTTGACAATAGCCTGAAGTACTGCATTGTTGCTGGAAAGAAGGCTCTAGAAGCTTCGAATCTCGGGGGCGAGAGACTCAACAAG ATTGACAAAATTCGGGCTGGTGTATTGGTTGGAACTGGAATGGGTGGTATTAAAGCTTTTACGGATGCTGCTGATGCTCTAAAATATAAAGGTTACAAGAAGATAAGTCCTTTTTTTATACCTTATATCTTAACAAACATGGGGTCTGCAATGCTGGCTATTGATCTTGGCTTGATGGGGCCAAATTATTCAATTTCTGCTGCTTGTGCGACGTCAAATTATTGCTTCTATGCTGCTGCTAATCACATCCGTGGAGGTGAAGCTGATTTGATGATTGCTGGTGGAACTGAAGCTTCCATGATTTCAACTGGATTAGGAGGCTTTGTTGCTTGCAGATCTTTGTCTCAGAGAAATGATGACCCAAAAACTGCTTCAAGGCCATGGGACAAAGATCGAGATGGCTTTGTTATGAGCGAAGGAGCTGGTGTCCTG GTAATGGAAAGTTTGGAACATGCAATGAAACGAGATGCGCCAATTATTGCTGAGTACTTAGGAGGTGCAGTAAATTGTGATGCTTATCATATGACAGTTCCCAGATCTGATGGACTGGGGGTTTCTTCATGTATTCTGAAAGCTCTTGAAGATGCTGGTGTGTCAACTGAAGAG GTTAACTACATTAATGCCCATGCTACGTCCACCATAATTGGTGATCTGGCCGAGATAAACGCCGTTGGAAACGTATTCAAGCATGCTTCAGAGATCAaaatgaattcaacaaag TCTATGATCGGGCACTGTCTTGGTGCTGCTGGTGCTTTGGAAGCCATTGCAACAATTAAAGCCATTACAACTGGCTGGCTCCACCCTTCCATTAATCAATTT AATCCTGAGCCTTCCATGTTGTTCGACTCTGTTGCAAACAAAAAGCAGCAGCATGAAGTCAACGTGG CCATTTCGAATTCGTTTGGATTTGGTGGTCATAACTCTGTTGTGGCATTCACTGCATTCAGGCCTTGA